DNA from Coffea arabica cultivar ET-39 chromosome 10c, Coffea Arabica ET-39 HiFi, whole genome shotgun sequence:
ATAATCAAATGAATCCAAGTATCCATGTTAGTATAACTTGGAGATGCGTTTTTCATTTACATGACCAAGCCTACAGTGCCAGAGGTaggttttatttagtttatctattctcattcttttttcactCACATTGAGAATTTGATGATCAAGATCTAGAATATATAAACCATTATTCCAACTTCCAGAACCATAAAACACaccatttttagaaaaagagcAACATTTATTCTCCTAGGTTATCCGAAacccatttaaatccaaacagGAAATAGAAATGATGTTTGTAGTAAGTGCTAGAACacaataacaatttaataattctaAAATCAATCCATTGGGTAAAGTGATATAATAAGTCCCTACAGCTAAAGCAACAACTTTTGCTCCATTGCCCACACGTAGGGTGACTTCTTCTTTTTCCAACTTTCTACTGTCCCTTAGACCTTGCCTAGATGTGCAAATGTGAGAACCACATCCGGTATCTAATACCCAAGAGTCTGATTTGGAAATAGACACATTAATTTCAATCATATATGTACTTGATGATGAAGTTTCAACAGGCTTCTTTTGCTTCAGGCTCTCCAAGTATGACTTGCAGTTCCTTTTCCAATGTCCAGTTTGATTACAATGGAAGCAAGTTGCTTTGGACTGGTCCGCCTTTGCCTTTTTGGGATTTTGGGTGAGCTTGTTTTTGGATTTCTTAAATCCCTTTTCttgcctcttcttcttcttagaGGAAGTAACGACAAGCACACCAGTAGAGCCTTTTCCCTTTTTGATTTCTTTCTCAGCAGTTTTCAGCACATTCAACAATTGAGGCAAAGGGTGCTGCAGATTATTCATCTGATAGTTCATAACAAACTGTGAGAAAGAATCTGGCAGAGATTGGAGCACTAAATCAACATTCAGCTCCTGATCCATCTTAAAACCTAATTCGGCCAGTTTTTCAATTAGCCCAATTATTTTCAAGACATGCGAGCAACAGGTGCTCCCTCTGCCATCTTGCACCTGAACAATTCTTTAGATGTATCATATCTAACCGTCCTTGATTGTTGTTCAAACAACTCTCTTAGGTGTTGTACGATATCATACGCCCCCATGTTCATGTGCTGCTGTTGAAGCTGAGAAGTCATGGAAGCTATCATGATACATGAAACTTCCCTATTGTCATCCTTATGTTTCTTATAAGTATTTCTAACAGCAGCAGGTGCAGTAGGTTCAGACTCTTGAGGCATTGAACCATCAAGTACATACTCAATTTTCTCATGAATGAGAACAATAAGGACATTACGATGCCAATCAAGAAAGTTCGTGTCATTGAATTTGCAATCAGTAAGAATAGTACGAAGGCTCAAATTGTTACTCATTCTACAACAACATGAAAGATAGAATTTGTTAGAAAAatgttttgtttaataaaatcataaaaacttcaaaattatgattttatttccactaatttttttcaaatcaattaccCTCTTAAATTGAATCGGGAATTTCTAAAATTCCATAGTGGCTAGGATCCTATCTTAATTTATTTCGACCTTGAGTGTGTCTCAACAAATCGAAAATAATTATGAAAGGTAGGTACTTTTACCAATTACAACTTATTGTAATTCCTAGATTAGTTGGGTGTCAACTCTTGACTTTAAATCTCTATGAATCAACCCAACACTTGCCTCTAAAATTAATGATTTTGAGTGAATCCCAACAAATCATAATTTTAGCTAAATCAAACCCATCATTCTTGAGAACATTTCTCATAGCAAAAACACGTAGTAAGTAAGGCAGCCTTGGGTGAATcccaacaagctagcacttaaTAACGACTCTAGTTTTATACTATAATGATGGAAGGCATTTTATTGATTTAATATTATTGTTGAGGGAtttgtctcctttttttttccaaaaatattttataattaaaatttggaaaaattgctCATCTGGTCTCATCAATAAACATGCATATAACCATTTCAAAAACGTATTAACATGAATTTAAATCGTGGATGGTTGTGGATATTCCTAAACTAATTTCCCCGGCCATTAGGAAAATTAGCATGAGACTAAAATCTTTAATACCGAGACGAACTCCTTCGTTGTAGTAtgcctcctttcttcttttcaaatataaattatataaattccTATCATCTATTCCTATCTATTGTACATTACAAATAGTATAGAAGAAACCCCGAGTTACATTCGGGGGGAATTTAGATGAGAAAAGAAATTAcaattagaaaataagaaaggcAGGACACGCAGAccctattttaaaattaattacaaCCATTCAAACCTAGAATGATTGTAACCATCCAAAATACCACAATCATATTGTGTACTATATCCACAACCATCCACCATGCATTTTCACAATTTAAACAactttaaataaaagaaaagcatGTAAAATAAGCAATCTCAATTCATGGATTAATTGGATTTAATTCCTAAGGTCCCAAACAAATTTTGGGTCCATGCATACGCAAGAAATACtggtaaaattaaattttattaggTCAACTTTATCCTCAACTAATTTGAGGAAAGAGTGGGAAAATAATTCAAATTAGTCAAATTAGTTCTAAAATAATTCCCAACCTAATAatatatgaaataaatgattccatAACATATTTTAACAATTAAAATGGGATTTAATTCAAAGGATTGCCAAAAGTTCAAAACTTCAAGttttaggggaaaaaaaattccagtttcCTAAACCACTCTTGCAATCGTTTTCTAGCATCACTGGCAACCACCATTGGCCACCATTTCTACTGTCACCACCACTGGGTTCTACACTTATCACCAGTGGCAACGGCTCCCAGCAATAGCTCCCAAGTGGTCGCAACAATGGAGCTCAT
Protein-coding regions in this window:
- the LOC113714154 gene encoding uncharacterized protein encodes the protein MQQFCCCNSRHCCQRSSKGCRLLPLLCEAMGGFLGGGGRMSNNLSLRTILTDCKFNDTNFLDWHRNVLIVLIHEKIEYVLDGSMPQESEPTAPAAVRNTYKKHKDDNREVSCIMIASMTSQLQQQHMNMGAYDIVQHLRELFEQQSRTVRYDTSKELFRCKMAEGAPVARMS